In Bacillus sp. S3, the sequence CCGTCTAAAAATCACATTCTTTCATATTGTTTCAAAAAAGTGCTAAACTAATTTTAGACTATCATTATTTTATCAAAGTTTAATTTCCAAATGTTACATTTATTATCATCTTTACATAGGAGGCCTAGGAAATGGAAAAACGACGCAATATTTATTTATATCACAAACGGGATGCGGACATGCTGTCAAAAGCGGCTCCCTTAATCGAATTGGCTGAACGCTATGGATTTACGATTGTTAAAGATTATCGTAAGGCAAATATTATTGCCAGCCTCGGGGACGATGGCACATTTCTACAGGCTGTTAGGAAAACAGGCTTTCGTGATGACTGTCTTTATTTAGGAGTTTCAACGCAAAACAGTTTAAGTATGTACTGTGATTTTCGAATCAGCGATACGTCAAAAATGATTGAAACAATGACCTCTAGTGAACATATCGAAGTCCGCCGTTATCCATTAATTGAAGTGGACGTGGATGGTAAAGGGACTTTCCCGTGTTTAAACGAATTCAGCATTCGCTCCTCTATTATTAAAACACTCGTCATCGATGTATTTGTTGACGAGCTCCATTTAGAAACGTTCCGCGGGGATGGACTCGTTGTTGCAACACCAACTGGAAGTACCGCATATAATAAGTCGGTAAATGGTTCGATTGTTGACCCGCTCCTTTCTTGCATGCAGGTTAGTGAGGTCGCTTCTGTGAATACGAACCGTTACCGTACACTTGGCTCTTCTTTTATCGTCGGGGCTGAGCGATCACTAACCCTTAAGGTCGTATCAGAAGGCAATGATTATCCGACAATGGGTATGGACAATGAAGCCTTAAGCATCCGTTATACGGATAAAATTAAAATTAAAATTAGTGACAAAAAGATTAAAACCTTAAAATTAAAGGACAACTCCTTCTGGGATAAAGTGAAGCGGACATTCTTATAAAGTAAAAAAACCTTACCCGTTCTGCGGATAAGGTTTTTCTTTAAAGAGTCGCCTGTTTTTCATTTTTAAATTCTTTTTTAGGCAATAGCTTACTTTTCGATAATGAATATATGGTTAAGGCCGACCAAATAAATAGAAAGGCTAAAAGTTGTGTTTTTGTGAAATGCTCCTGATATACAAAAACACCTAAAATAAGGGTTAATGTTGGTGCGATGTATTGGAGAAAGCCAAGTAAGGAGAGTGGAATTTTCTGTGCCCCCTTTGCAAAATAAAGAAGCGGCACGGCAGTTGCAACTCCTGCACCAATCAATAATAAGTCTGTTCCTACGCTCGCTGTTAAAAAGGAATTCGACCCTTGTACAAATAAGAAAATCACGTAAATAGCAGCAATCGGCGAAACGACAAATGTTTCCAATGTTAAGCCAACCGCAGAATCCACATTAATCAGCTTTTTAGCCAATCCATAGACAGCAAAGGTTAAGGCCAAGGAAATTGAAATCCAAGGGAAAGATCCATGCGAAAACGTCATGATTAATACCCCTATTGCAGCTAAAATGAACGAGCCATATTGGTATATAGTTAATTTCTCCTTCAACACAAGCATTCCCAATAAAATGCTGACAAGGGGATTAATATAATACCCTAGGCTTGCTTCAATCATGTGACCGCTATTCACTGCCCAAATATAAATAAACCAATTGCCGCTAATGATCAAGGAGGCGATCGCCAATGCGTAGATTTGCCTTTGATTTTGGGCAAATCCTTTTAAGGTACGGACTAATAATCCCCACTTTTTCGTAAAGAAAAGAACGATCAGCATAAAAGTAAACGACCAAAAAATGCGGTTTGCCAGAATCTCCAGTGCATTTACATGTTCTAAAAGCTTCCAATAAATTGGCAGCAATCCCCAAATAAAATAGGAAAAACCGGCATAAATGGTTCCCGTCTGTGTATCTGTTTTTTTCATCTGTCTCCACGAGCCCCTATTCTTTCTAGTTTCGAAATATCTCCATTATAACGTGAAAAGTAAATAATAGGGGAGTTTATTTATGTAAACTTCTTCAATATAAGAAAAGCGCAAGCGCCCTGGTCAGCGGCGTATGGCCTGGAGCACTCCAACTGAGATAAAGGAAACACGAAGAGCCGGAGGCGATTCGATGTTGACTTATCGTAGGGCGGAGTGCGAAGGACACTAGCCGCTAGGGCTTGGAGCTAGACATTTCTCAAAGTCGAAATTTTATACTTTCTTATCTGTGAAAATAAACAAGCAGCCGATATTGCGGCCAGCTTGTTTTCATAAAATTATTTTACTGATTCCATTTCTTTTTGGCGCAACTCAATTCGGCGAATTTTCCCTGAGGTTGTTTTCGGAAGCTCTGTCAAATACTCAATTTTCCTTGGATATTTGTACGGTGCAGTAAGTGTTTTTACATGCTCCTGCAAGGTTTTCGTTAAATCAGGATCAGCTGCGTCGATATCTTCTTGTAAGACAACGAATGCTTTGACAATAAAGCCGCGAATTTCATCCGGACTTGCAACAACGGCACACTCTTTTACAAATGGATGTTTGACGAGGGCATCTTCTACTTCAAACGGTCCAATCGTGTAGCCCGAGCTAATTATAATGTCATCACCGCGGCCTTCGAACCAAAAATAGCCTTCCTCGTCCATTTTTGCTTTATCACCTGTCACATAATAATCACCGCGGAACTGCATCGCCGTTCTTTCCGGATCTTTATAGTAGTTTTTAAACAAGGCAGGTGTTTCCACATGAACCGCAATATCACCAACCTCTCCGACCGCACAAACCTGACCCTCATCATTAATAATTTCAACTCTGTTTCCAGGTGTCGGCTTGCCCATTGACCCTGGTTTCAATTCCATGCCTTTTGTTACACCGACAAGAAGGGTATTTTCGGTTTGCCCATAGCCGTCGCGGACATCAATGGTAAAATACTTTCTAAAGGTTTCAATCACCTCACGATTTAACGGCTCACCCGCTGAAACAGCACTGTGAAGGTTTGGTAATTGATAGTCGGATAAATTGTCTACCTTTGCCATTAATCGATACTCAGTCGGTGTACAGCAAAGCACATTGACATCATATTTTTGCAGCAGGCTTAAATATTTCTTCGGTTCAAATTTTCCGTTATAGACTAAACCAGTGCCGCCTGAGCCAAGAACGGATAGGAACGGACTCCAAATCCATTTTTGCCAGCCAGGGCCTGCAGTTGCCCAAACGGTATCGCCATCTTCAATACAAAGCCATTTAGGTGCCGCTGTTTTTAAATGGGCAAAGGCCCATCCATGTGTGTGGACAACACCCTTTGGATTTCCAGTGGTTCCTGATGTATAAGATAAAAATGCCATATCATCGCGAAGCGTATCTGCAATCGGGAATTCCTCACTGGCATTTCTCATTTCAGCATCTAGATGGACCCAGCCCTTCTCCGCCGCACCTAGAGTGAACTTAACAAGCGGCTGAGTTTCGGTAATATGTTCAAATTGATCTACATAAGGATAATAACTAATAACAGCCTTTACATCTCCATGTGAAATACGATATTGTAAATCCTTTTGCCTCAGCATTTCTGAACTAGGAATGACAACCATGCCTGCCTTTAATGCTGCCAAATAGACAACGTAGGCTTCAATTAGACGAGGTACAATGACGAGAGCGACGTCGCCTTTCATTAAACCATTCTGGGTAAAAACATTTCCCGCTTGATTTACCGCCTTCATTAATTGCATATATGTAACTTGCTTCGTTTCTCCTGACTCATTTTCCCACTTTAAGGCAATTCTTTCCGGGTCTTGAGCAAAACGCTCCATTTCAGAAACAAGATTATACTTTTCGGGTGCAATCAAATCTTCTCTTTTCATGGTTTCTCCTCCTCAAAAATAATTGTACTATATTAAAATTATACAGAAATAAACAAAAATTTTAAATATTAATTAATATTTATTTACTCCTAGTACCTGATACTAATTATATACCTATTATCTAAAAGTGGGAATTAAAAAGAGAGTGGGAGGAGATCCTCCGCACTCTCTGTAGCCATTGTATTAATTTTTAATTAACGAGAAAATCCTCCGCCTAATTGTTGCTCAGCCATTGCTACTAGACGTTTTGTGATTTCACCACCAACTGAACCGTTAGCACGTGAAGTAGTATCTGCTCCAAGATTAACACCAAATTCATTTGCGATTTCATATTTCATTTGGTCAAGAGCTTGTTCAACACCAGGAACTAGTAATTGATTTGAGTTGTTGCTTGCCATGTGATATCACCTCCTTGTGAGTATAGATTGTGTAAAACCCACAAGGTTCATTCCAAATTCTAATTGGTAATTGTTCACAAAATGTTCAATCTTTGTCACTATTCTTAGTTACTAAAATAATGATTCAAATTCCGATTTCTGTTCGTCCTCCCGTTTAACGACGATCGTCTCAACCTCTTGAACCGCTACCTGAATCAATGGTTCAAAATCAAAATAGCTTTCAAAATGTTGGACTTTTTCTCTTTTCGGTTTTGTTTTAGGTGAGGATGGAACAAAGATGGTACAGCAATCTTCAAACGGTCTGTTAGATATTTCAAATGTATCGATTTCCTCTGCCAGTTTTATGATTTCTGTTTTATCCATTGTAATCAATGGGCGCAAAATAGGTGTATTCGTAACCTCATTGATCGCATACATGCTCTCTAATGTCTGACTTGCAACCTGCCCAAGGCTTTCGCCTGTAACAATAGCAAGCCCTTCCTGTCTTTTCCGAATCTCATCTGTGATTCGCAGCATCATTCTTCTTGTCGTTGTCATCGAATAGTTTTCCGGAATTTGCTCACGAATTGCTTGTTGAATATCTGTAAACGGCACTATATGCATGGTGATGGAACCGTATATCTCCGCTAGCTTTTTAGATAAATCAATTACTTTTTCCTTTGACCGCTCACTCGTGAATGGGGGACTAAAAAAATGAACGGCTTCGATTTCTAATCCACGTTTCATCGCCAAATAGCCGGCCACAGGGCTGTCAATGCCACCGGAAAGCATGAGCATCGCTTTCCCGCTTGATCCGATTGGAAGCCCACCCGCACCCTGTATCGTTTCGCAAGAAAGATAAACGGCTTCTTTTCGGACTTCAATCCGTAAATTAATATCCGGATTTTTCACATCCACTTTGAGTCCCGGAATATGTTGCAGTAAATGACCGCCAATTGTGTGATTGATTCCTTCTGTATTCAATTCAAATGTTTTATCCGACCGTTTAGGTGTAATTTTAAACGTTTGCCCATCCTTGTATAAGGATTGAACTAATTCCAGTGACGTCTCTTTTAAGGATGGTACATCTCTTTCCACCTTGATTGCCGGGCTAAAGGATTGAATCCCAAATATAGTCTTTAATCTTCCCATGATTTCTATTCCATTTTCACCATTTAATAACACATACATCCGATCTCGGCTTGATTCAATCTTAATGTTTGGAAAGGGAGCGAGTGCAATTCTTACACTTTTTCGAAGTTTATCAACAAATTTATTGCGATTTCGCCCCTTCGTTGAAATCTCGCCATAGCGAATTAATATTCGATCATATTTCATTTAATCCATAACCTTTCGTAATTGGTTTGCTGTTTTTTTAATCACTGAAACAGCTGTTTTTGTTTCATCTTCCGTATTTTCAAAGGAGAGGCTGACCCTGATGGCACTTTCCGCTAAACTCTCGGGAACACCCATGGCAAGCAGCGTTTTACTAGGTGATTTCCTTTTTGATGAGCAAGCACTTGTCGTCGAAACAAATACACCCTGCTGCTCAAGAGCGTGGATAAACACTTCCGATCTCATCCCAATAAGGGAAAAGTTTACAATATGGGGTGCTGAATGTATGACTGGTGTATGGATCTTGACACCATCTATTTCATTTAGCTCCGTTCTTAGCATGCTCTGGATTTTCTTCATTCTTTCCAAACCTGCTTCACTTTTATCCATAGTCATTCTTAATGCTTTTGCCATGGCAACTGCCCCTGCAACATTTTCCGTGCCGCTGCGCATCTTTCGTTCTTGATTACCCCCTGAAAATAATGGAGCGAGTCTGGCTCCTTCACGAATAAACAGCGCGCCTGTCCCTTTTAGCCCATGGAATTTATGAGCTGACAGTGAGCAAAGGCCCACATTGCTATTCTTTAAAGACAGGGGTACTTTGCCAATGCCCTGAACGGTATCAACATGAAATAAGATTTGGGAATAATTTTTTAGTATTTCGCCAATTTCAGTTATCGGCTGAACGCTGCCCACTTCATTATTCACCTGCATGATCGAAATGAGAATTGTATCTTTTCGAATTGCTTTTTCGACATCATCCACACCAACTCTTCCGTTCTCGTCTACAGGAAGATAGGTGATCTCGAAACCTTCCTGTTCGAGCTCCTCCATAGCAGCCCTGACAGAGGCGTGCTCCACACTTGATGTAATGATGTGACGTCCTTTATTTCTATTCAATCGGGCCGCACCTTTTATTGCAATATTATTACTTTCGGTTCCACCTGAGGTAAAATAAATCTCAGCCGGCTTTACCTTTATTAGCTTCGCCAGCTGTTCCCTTGCTTGTGATAAGAGCTTTTCAGCCTGTCCCCCTAAACTATGTAGGGAGGAAGGATTGCCAAAGTATTCACTTGAAACCGTTACAAAGGAATCTAATACTTCTTTAAATGGTTTTGTCGTTGCACTATTATCTAAATAAATCATATTAATCTCCTCCGTCCATCCTAACCTAATCTGGCGCTCCGCCCTTTTCCTTACGACAATAAATCTTATCACAAAGATATTCGTTTGAAAAAGAAAAACCGATTCGACCATTGAAGGCTGAATCGGTTTTCTGCTTATTCAGTTCCTATTGCTGCTTTTATTTTCTTTAAGGCGTCAGGGTCTATTCCTTCAAGTGACGCCGCGACCTGCTCTAAAGCCTCTTGATAATCATAATGTCTGAATGCCGTCTCCGCATCTGTTAATCCTTTGGCAACCGACGGGTAGTGACTACGGTAACGATTTCCGTACTGAATCGCTTTCTCAGCCAGCGTCACATTCTCAATTAAATCATAAGTTGTCTGAATGAGTTTATCCACCGTTAATACAGCCACCTCTAAGTACTGATTAAGCGCTGAAATATTTAGCGGCTTTTCTTCAAGCTGGTAGCGAACATTTTGAATACTTTCGTTTGTATCCTCAAATAAATAATGATAGTCTGCCGGCACACCCGGAATATTGTTTTTCTTCACCAAACGTACGGTCTCGCCGACTCTTTTAGTAAGCTCCATAATCTTTTCTCTTGCTTCGATTTCATCTTTCCTAAGCGCCTGGAGTTTAAGCGCAAATTCTTGCTGTCCTTCACGGATTACATCCAATTGATCTTTTATTCCACTTAATTCCTCACTTAGCACCGTTTGCGCCGTTCCGTTTAGTTTTAATTTTTCAACTAAAATTTCATAGTGCTTGTAAACTGTGGAAAGCTCCTTTTCAAGATTCCTTTGCGTTTCAAAATC encodes:
- a CDS encoding NAD kinase; amino-acid sequence: MEKRRNIYLYHKRDADMLSKAAPLIELAERYGFTIVKDYRKANIIASLGDDGTFLQAVRKTGFRDDCLYLGVSTQNSLSMYCDFRISDTSKMIETMTSSEHIEVRRYPLIEVDVDGKGTFPCLNEFSIRSSIIKTLVIDVFVDELHLETFRGDGLVVATPTGSTAYNKSVNGSIVDPLLSCMQVSEVASVNTNRYRTLGSSFIVGAERSLTLKVVSEGNDYPTMGMDNEALSIRYTDKIKIKISDKKIKTLKLKDNSFWDKVKRTFL
- the rarD gene encoding EamA family transporter RarD; this encodes MKKTDTQTGTIYAGFSYFIWGLLPIYWKLLEHVNALEILANRIFWSFTFMLIVLFFTKKWGLLVRTLKGFAQNQRQIYALAIASLIISGNWFIYIWAVNSGHMIEASLGYYINPLVSILLGMLVLKEKLTIYQYGSFILAAIGVLIMTFSHGSFPWISISLALTFAVYGLAKKLINVDSAVGLTLETFVVSPIAAIYVIFLFVQGSNSFLTASVGTDLLLIGAGVATAVPLLYFAKGAQKIPLSLLGFLQYIAPTLTLILGVFVYQEHFTKTQLLAFLFIWSALTIYSLSKSKLLPKKEFKNEKQATL
- the mbcS gene encoding acyl-CoA synthetase MbcS, giving the protein MKREDLIAPEKYNLVSEMERFAQDPERIALKWENESGETKQVTYMQLMKAVNQAGNVFTQNGLMKGDVALVIVPRLIEAYVVYLAALKAGMVVIPSSEMLRQKDLQYRISHGDVKAVISYYPYVDQFEHITETQPLVKFTLGAAEKGWVHLDAEMRNASEEFPIADTLRDDMAFLSYTSGTTGNPKGVVHTHGWAFAHLKTAAPKWLCIEDGDTVWATAGPGWQKWIWSPFLSVLGSGGTGLVYNGKFEPKKYLSLLQKYDVNVLCCTPTEYRLMAKVDNLSDYQLPNLHSAVSAGEPLNREVIETFRKYFTIDVRDGYGQTENTLLVGVTKGMELKPGSMGKPTPGNRVEIINDEGQVCAVGEVGDIAVHVETPALFKNYYKDPERTAMQFRGDYYVTGDKAKMDEEGYFWFEGRGDDIIISSGYTIGPFEVEDALVKHPFVKECAVVASPDEIRGFIVKAFVVLQEDIDAADPDLTKTLQEHVKTLTAPYKYPRKIEYLTELPKTTSGKIRRIELRQKEMESVK
- a CDS encoding alpha/beta-type small acid-soluble spore protein, with protein sequence MASNNSNQLLVPGVEQALDQMKYEIANEFGVNLGADTTSRANGSVGGEITKRLVAMAEQQLGGGFSR
- the thiI gene encoding tRNA uracil 4-sulfurtransferase ThiI — translated: MKYDRILIRYGEISTKGRNRNKFVDKLRKSVRIALAPFPNIKIESSRDRMYVLLNGENGIEIMGRLKTIFGIQSFSPAIKVERDVPSLKETSLELVQSLYKDGQTFKITPKRSDKTFELNTEGINHTIGGHLLQHIPGLKVDVKNPDINLRIEVRKEAVYLSCETIQGAGGLPIGSSGKAMLMLSGGIDSPVAGYLAMKRGLEIEAVHFFSPPFTSERSKEKVIDLSKKLAEIYGSITMHIVPFTDIQQAIREQIPENYSMTTTRRMMLRITDEIRKRQEGLAIVTGESLGQVASQTLESMYAINEVTNTPILRPLITMDKTEIIKLAEEIDTFEISNRPFEDCCTIFVPSSPKTKPKREKVQHFESYFDFEPLIQVAVQEVETIVVKREDEQKSEFESLF
- a CDS encoding cysteine desulfurase family protein, translated to MIYLDNSATTKPFKEVLDSFVTVSSEYFGNPSSLHSLGGQAEKLLSQAREQLAKLIKVKPAEIYFTSGGTESNNIAIKGAARLNRNKGRHIITSSVEHASVRAAMEELEQEGFEITYLPVDENGRVGVDDVEKAIRKDTILISIMQVNNEVGSVQPITEIGEILKNYSQILFHVDTVQGIGKVPLSLKNSNVGLCSLSAHKFHGLKGTGALFIREGARLAPLFSGGNQERKMRSGTENVAGAVAMAKALRMTMDKSEAGLERMKKIQSMLRTELNEIDGVKIHTPVIHSAPHIVNFSLIGMRSEVFIHALEQQGVFVSTTSACSSKRKSPSKTLLAMGVPESLAESAIRVSLSFENTEDETKTAVSVIKKTANQLRKVMD